The sequence ATGATTAGAATGGTTGATGCTATGTTATTTACTAATGAATATGGTGAAGTTTGTCCAGCTGGTTGGCAAAAAGGTGATGAAGGTATGAAAGCAAACAAAGATGGTGTTGCTGATTACTTAGCTAAAAACGAAGGTAAGTTATAATATTTAATTTTATTATATACTAGGGTATCAAATTCTGATACCCTTTTTTATTTTCTTGACAATTTTTTAAATAAACACTAAAATTATATTCATACTTTAAAAAACTACAAAAACTACAATACTACATAATTTTTATGTAAAACTAAAAGGCAAACATACTCATGGAAGAGTCTAAAGAAGAAACAAAAGTAAAAAATGTAAAAAAAACAAGAACACATATTCCTGTTGAAGGCTATAAAATAGAACAACTAAGAGAATTACCGTTAGAAGTTCTTATTGACATAGCAAATGAATTAGAAGTTGAGAATCCTCAAGAATTAAAACGACAAGATTTAATGTTTATGATATTAAAATCTCAAATTGATGCTGGTGGATTTATTTTATTTACTGGTATTTTAGAAATTAAAGAAGGTGGATTTGGATTTTTAAGAGCAATAGATGGAAACTTCTCTGATACATCAAATGACTCTTATGTAAGTGCAACACAAATTAGAAAATTTGCATTAAGAACAGGAGATATTGTCTCAGGCCAAGTTAGACCACCCAATAAAGAGAGTGAAAAATATAATGCTTTACTCAAAATTGAAGCAATAAATTATCTTCCCGTAAAAGAATCAAAAAACAGACCTCTATTTGACAACTTAACTCCTCTTTATTCTACAACAAGATTTAACTTTGAATATGACTCACAAAAAATGACAGGTAGAATGCTTGATCTTTTTGCACCAATGGGAAAAGGACAAAGAGGACTTATAGTTGCACCTCCAAAAACTGGTAAAACAGAACTTTTAAAAGAATTAGCACATGCAATAAGTAAAAATCATCCAGAAGTTACTCTTATGGTACTTTTAATTGATGAAAGACCTGAAGAAGTTACAGATATGCAAAGAAGCGTAAAAGGTGAAGTTTATAGTTCTACTTTTGATTTACCTGCACAAAATCACGTAAGAGTTGCTGAGATAGTTATTGAAAAAGCAAAAAGACTTGTTGAAATGAAAAAAGATGTTGTAATTTTACTTGACTCTATCACAAGATTAGCAAGAGCTTATAATACTGTAACACCATCTTCAGGAAAAGTTCTTTCAGGTGGAGTTGATGCCAATGCTTTACACAAACCAAAAAGATTTTTTGGAGCAGCTAGAAATATTGAAGAAGGTGGTAGTTTAACTATTATTTCAACTGCTTTAATTGAAACTGGTTCAAAAATGGATGAAGTTATTTTTGAAGAGTTCAAAGGAACAGGAAATAGTGAAGTAGTTTTAAGTAGGAATGCTGCAAATAAAAGAGTTTATCCTGCTCTTGATATTATTAAATCAGGTACTAGAAAAGAAGAATTATTACTTACTCCTGATATTTTACAAAAAACTTGGATTTTAAGAAATGCAATTTCACAAATGGATGAAGTTGAAGCACTTAAATTCTTATATTCAAAAATGCAAAAAACAAAAGATAATGAAGAGTTTTTTGCTTCAATGAACGAATAATATTCTTATAATATGCTTAAAGATGTAGAAAAAAAGTAAATTTTTTACAATATGTGTATATTTTATATAGAAACTATATAAAATATATACAACTTTTGATATAATTCCTATCCAAATTTGATTCAAGGAAGGAAAAAATACATGACATACATAGACGAACTTTTAGATTATTTAAAAAGAACAAGTCCTGGACAAGAGGAATTTCATCAAGCAACAGAAGAAGTTTTACACTCACTTGAACCACTATTTGAAAAATATCCAATTTATAAAGAAAATAAAATTTTAGATAGATTAGTTGAACCAGAAAGACAAATCTTATTTAGAGTAGCATGGGTTGATGATAGTGGAGAGATTCAAGTTAATAAAGGTTATAGAATAGAATTTAGTTCTACTTTAGGACCATACAAAGGTGGATTAAGATTTCATCCAAGTGTAAATACTGGAATTATCAAATTCTTAGGATTTGAACAAATCTTTAAAAATGCACTAACAGGTCTTCAAATTGGTGGAGGAAAAGGTGGAAGTGACTTCGACCCTAAAGGAAAAAGTGATAGAGAAATCATGAAATTCTGTCAAGCATTTATGAGTGAATTATATAGACATATTGGTGCGACAACAGATGTTCCAGCAGGAGATATTGGAGTTGGAGGAAGAGAAATTGGTTATATGTTTGGAATGTATAAAAAACTTACAAATAGATATGATGGAACTTTTACTGGAAAATCTTTAAAATGGGGTGGTTCATTAGCTAGAACAGAAGCAACAGGTTATGGTTGTGTATATTTTGCTAAAAATATGCTTGAGGCAAAAGGTGAAACATTAAAAGATAAAAGATGTGTAGTTTCTGGTTCTGGAAACGTTGCTATTTATACTATTGAAAAATTATATCATATGGGTGCATTACCAATTGCTTGTAGTGATTCTGCTGGTATGATTTTAGATGAAGAAGGTATCGATTTAAATTTATTAAAAGATTTAAAAGAAAATCAAAGAGCAAGATTATCTGAATATGTGAAATATAGAAAAAATGCTAAGTATACTCCTGTTACAGAATATCCAAAAGGTAGAAATGCGATTTGGTCTATTCCTTGTTATGCTGCATTCCCTAGTGCAACACAAAATGAATTAAACCTTGAAGATGCAAAAGAATTATTAAAAAATGGTTGTAAATGTGTGAGTGAAGGTGCAAATATGCCTTCAACAAATGAAGCCGTTGATTATTTTGTAGAACAAAAAATTGCTTATGGACCAGGAAAAGCTGCAAATGCTGGTGGAGTAGCAACTAGTCAACTTGAAATGGCTCAAAATGCTTCTATGGTTTCTTGGACTTTTGAAGAAGTTGATGCAAAACTTGAACAAATTATGAGAAATATTTTTGAATCAGTTAGCACAACAGCAGCAGAGTTTGGACAACCAACAAACTTTGTATTAGGAGCAAATATCGCTGGATTTAGAAGAGTAGCAGATGCTATGATTGAACAAGGTATTGTGTGATACAAACAAAATTTATACTTAAGGTTTAAAAACCTTAGGTAATCTACGTTATATCCTACATCTTAATATTTTCCTCACCTATTTTTTACTATTTTGAAAGCTAAAACAAATTTTTATTTTCCTTCCAAAAATGATTTTTAGCTTTCAAATTTTTACATAATTTTAACATTGTAGTTATATCTTTTTTGATATAATCCCTTCTAAATTTTCTATAAGGCTTAAGTTGAAAGTTGGAGTATTTGATTCTGGACTTGGTGGTTTAACTGTCCTAAAATCTATTTTAAAAGTTTTAAAAAATGCTGAAATTTTTTATATCGCTGATACTGCTTATGCTCCTTATGGGGAAAAAAGTAATAATGAAATTTTAAAAAGATCTGAAGCTATTACAAAATATCTTTTAGATAAATATAAAATAGATGCTTTAATTGTTGCTTGTAATACTGCAACAAGTGCAGCAATAAAACACTTAAGAGATAATTTCTCATCTTTGATTGTAATAGGAACAGAGCCAGGTATAAAACCAGCTATTTTAAATACAAAAAGTTCTAATATAGGTATTTTAGCAACACCTTCAACTTTAAAAAGTGATAAATATCAATTATTAGTAAATGACTTATCTTCTATCAAAAAAGTAAATCTTT is a genomic window of Arcobacter lacus containing:
- the rho gene encoding transcription termination factor Rho — encoded protein: MEESKEETKVKNVKKTRTHIPVEGYKIEQLRELPLEVLIDIANELEVENPQELKRQDLMFMILKSQIDAGGFILFTGILEIKEGGFGFLRAIDGNFSDTSNDSYVSATQIRKFALRTGDIVSGQVRPPNKESEKYNALLKIEAINYLPVKESKNRPLFDNLTPLYSTTRFNFEYDSQKMTGRMLDLFAPMGKGQRGLIVAPPKTGKTELLKELAHAISKNHPEVTLMVLLIDERPEEVTDMQRSVKGEVYSSTFDLPAQNHVRVAEIVIEKAKRLVEMKKDVVILLDSITRLARAYNTVTPSSGKVLSGGVDANALHKPKRFFGAARNIEEGGSLTIISTALIETGSKMDEVIFEEFKGTGNSEVVLSRNAANKRVYPALDIIKSGTRKEELLLTPDILQKTWILRNAISQMDEVEALKFLYSKMQKTKDNEEFFASMNE
- the gdhA gene encoding NADP-specific glutamate dehydrogenase translates to MTYIDELLDYLKRTSPGQEEFHQATEEVLHSLEPLFEKYPIYKENKILDRLVEPERQILFRVAWVDDSGEIQVNKGYRIEFSSTLGPYKGGLRFHPSVNTGIIKFLGFEQIFKNALTGLQIGGGKGGSDFDPKGKSDREIMKFCQAFMSELYRHIGATTDVPAGDIGVGGREIGYMFGMYKKLTNRYDGTFTGKSLKWGGSLARTEATGYGCVYFAKNMLEAKGETLKDKRCVVSGSGNVAIYTIEKLYHMGALPIACSDSAGMILDEEGIDLNLLKDLKENQRARLSEYVKYRKNAKYTPVTEYPKGRNAIWSIPCYAAFPSATQNELNLEDAKELLKNGCKCVSEGANMPSTNEAVDYFVEQKIAYGPGKAANAGGVATSQLEMAQNASMVSWTFEEVDAKLEQIMRNIFESVSTTAAEFGQPTNFVLGANIAGFRRVADAMIEQGIV
- the murI gene encoding glutamate racemase is translated as MKVGVFDSGLGGLTVLKSILKVLKNAEIFYIADTAYAPYGEKSNNEILKRSEAITKYLLDKYKIDALIVACNTATSAAIKHLRDNFSSLIVIGTEPGIKPAILNTKSSNIGILATPSTLKSDKYQLLVNDLSSIKKVNLFEQACPGLAMQIEKGEINTLTTYKMLEKWLIPMKEANVDTIVLGCTHYPLISQTIKKIMGENITLIQTGDAIAKRLLSLSEENGHQNIGDLKVTVLHTGLINLDMIENILENKNIEIRKCEI